Proteins co-encoded in one Synergistaceae bacterium genomic window:
- a CDS encoding pyridoxal phosphate-dependent class II aminotransferase, with amino-acid sequence MSLLERSHGANPEKLYQAMGFPMPERILDFSTNTNALPWEGDLSIDLRRCLASYPDDEATELRRTIAEHERPFVEDCSSENVLVVNGSNEAVYLIASFLGGKKAALWQPVYGEYARALSAYGAKVQGVFNGVFNAENLPNLPEGTEAFFLCNPCNPTGGYVEREALENLLQRYPHTLFVVDEAYADFLRGEHRRLDFVRNQNLIVLRSLTKIFHLCGARVGYVLACEARIARLKARQPTWSVNAIAQAATLTFMQDKEFTRKTRNFYAAETPRFIAKIEKAGFLVLPTRTHFFLIQVDEDRPLIVFLLKRGLVVRHTRNFPGLDGRYIRVSTRAPEENDILIRALSDFNNHNRNRAD; translated from the coding sequence ATGTCCCTTTTGGAACGGTCTCACGGCGCGAACCCCGAAAAACTCTACCAGGCGATGGGTTTTCCTATGCCGGAGAGGATTTTGGACTTCAGTACAAACACCAATGCCCTCCCTTGGGAAGGAGATTTGAGTATCGACCTTCGTCGATGTTTGGCCTCCTATCCCGACGACGAGGCCACGGAGCTGCGGCGGACAATCGCGGAACACGAACGCCCCTTCGTTGAAGACTGCTCTTCCGAAAACGTTTTGGTTGTGAACGGGTCCAACGAAGCCGTCTATCTTATCGCCTCGTTTCTCGGAGGCAAAAAGGCGGCTCTCTGGCAGCCGGTTTACGGGGAATACGCCCGTGCCCTCTCTGCCTACGGGGCGAAGGTCCAAGGCGTGTTTAACGGCGTGTTTAACGCGGAAAATCTGCCGAATCTACCAGAGGGTACGGAGGCATTCTTTTTGTGCAATCCCTGCAACCCCACGGGGGGATACGTAGAACGCGAGGCGCTGGAAAACCTGCTCCAGCGTTACCCCCATACCCTCTTTGTGGTGGACGAGGCCTATGCCGACTTTCTGAGGGGTGAGCACCGCAGGCTCGATTTTGTTCGGAATCAAAACCTGATCGTCCTTCGTTCGTTGACGAAAATTTTTCACCTATGCGGCGCGCGCGTCGGCTATGTTCTGGCCTGCGAAGCGCGTATCGCGCGACTAAAGGCGCGGCAACCCACTTGGAGCGTCAATGCCATAGCCCAGGCAGCAACCTTAACCTTTATGCAAGACAAAGAGTTTACCCGCAAGACACGAAACTTCTACGCTGCAGAAACGCCCCGCTTCATCGCAAAAATCGAAAAGGCGGGGTTTCTGGTCTTACCCACCCGAACCCACTTTTTCCTCATTCAAGTAGATGAGGACCGTCCACTAATCGTTTTTCTCCTGAAGCGAGGTCTGGTGGTGCGCCACACACGGAATTTCCCCGGACTTGACGGAAGGTACATCCGAGTGAGCACTCGCGCTCCGGAGGAAAACGATATCCTTATCCGCGCCTTATCCGACTTCAACAATCACAATCGGAATCGGGCGGACTGA
- the cbiB gene encoding adenosylcobinamide-phosphate synthase CbiB, with translation MQILVALFLDTLLGDPKFMPHPVAGVGAMIRFWEGRFYPGPDKRQGGRFLCLAVLLTTVVIVGLILLCASLNRWLYELTTLYLLYTALAWRSLKDHTLPVVLALSRGDLETARGALSLIVGRDTENLNEKDVTRAAVETLGENFIDGIFSVLFFMTLGALCGGRAGAVLAAWIFKAASTLDSTVGYDDEKYRDFGRASARLDDLLNFIPARLGSLTVLAAGTCLGYSFSQGFKIFLRDRKKHLSPNSGHGESAFAGLLGIRLGGGAFYGGEFEERPVIGDADFREPEAADILKAYGILDASVALSALAVYFFLR, from the coding sequence ATGCAAATTCTTGTAGCTCTTTTTCTCGACACACTGTTGGGTGACCCCAAGTTCATGCCTCATCCAGTAGCCGGCGTGGGGGCGATGATTCGTTTCTGGGAAGGGCGTTTTTACCCCGGACCTGACAAAAGACAAGGAGGAAGGTTTCTATGCCTTGCCGTTTTGCTCACGACGGTGGTGATCGTGGGGTTGATTTTGTTATGCGCCTCACTGAACCGATGGCTTTACGAGTTAACGACCCTTTACCTTCTTTACACGGCCTTGGCCTGGCGTTCGTTGAAGGACCACACTCTACCCGTAGTCCTGGCGTTATCGAGGGGAGACTTGGAGACCGCAAGAGGAGCGCTTTCCCTTATTGTGGGACGTGACACGGAAAACCTGAATGAGAAGGACGTGACCCGGGCCGCGGTGGAGACCTTGGGGGAGAACTTCATCGACGGGATTTTTTCAGTCTTGTTTTTTATGACCTTGGGAGCTCTGTGCGGCGGGAGAGCAGGAGCGGTTTTGGCGGCGTGGATTTTCAAGGCGGCGAGCACTCTAGACTCCACGGTGGGGTACGACGACGAAAAGTATCGAGACTTTGGGCGCGCCAGCGCGCGGCTCGACGATCTCTTGAACTTCATTCCCGCGCGTCTGGGAAGTTTAACCGTTCTGGCGGCGGGGACGTGCCTGGGGTATTCTTTCTCTCAGGGGTTTAAGATTTTTCTACGCGACCGTAAAAAACACCTGAGCCCCAACAGTGGCCATGGGGAAAGCGCCTTCGCTGGGCTTCTGGGCATACGGTTGGGAGGAGGGGCTTTTTACGGCGGAGAGTTCGAGGAAAGGCCCGTAATCGGTGACGCCGACTTTCGTGAGCCTGAAGCCGCGGACATTCTCAAAGCTTACGGGATTCTCGACGCGTCGGTGGCACTTTCCGCTTTGGCGGTGTATTTTTTCCTTCGCTGA
- a CDS encoding diguanylate cyclase: MTNEENALISVDRRQVTRNSVLQIGLYAALWIFVAGVAWWFLRLDAATLSLFFIFGAAALIQFVLFVKEREKARHWEALLTIMTKTTGGCSWIWDLVNRRFRLLPEGRFIFGRDAETYEDFVSLIHPDDVDFFKKVTNHLRSDGTLDLDETFNLNETLNETFNVELRMQSVQGEWRWFVARSHVAVRFRGKIVRLIGAMLDIDDYKRTMEALQSSERRLEMIFRSAPEGMAITDNKGRLLDANQAFYDMLGYSSKELHEVPVLSLSDGHREVVGKVAMEEFLAECESDGDRFSHLEEDFTHRDGRRVTLKYGISPLIDFDGNILNYVFSGIDITLQKKRAAEFKLLSENQHWLFDFLQQFNQFEGVEQLFEALRENLPKVISFSHLKLIVPSFLEKTWFLCDEPLDADRVDAELTKILAGEGPLGRAYVDRTPLAREERHFGEARSVLAVPLAYKGKTWGVMGLENESSNAFTHQDVTLMSILGGNIGIYFEEQFDRTELDTDAQQLQRLHGLIYSMLQTQNRKHLLDEVLKYLENMVKDSACAIYLFDENGKDSQKLKRLAYYEKEHIHIPNSDLVMEAIRDKASQMVYNEKGVETRYVSPLVFQARSIGALDLHKPSGILPRELKMYQLLTDYVSSFWMLYDLMATREEEAFIDPLTGIWNRRYMIRRLQEESDRIARYGGNACLVIGDMGSFKQINDNYGHIKGDEVLVKTVSAIKKSLRLSDSVGRYGGDEFIILLSNVTLQDAEVVLNRIEVELKQQKVYSDDSNPDAPLIEIVMDFGLAIYPGTACSLLETINLADEAMYIKKLARKKRAEGAERM, encoded by the coding sequence GCGACTGGACGCGGCGACCCTTTCCCTGTTTTTCATATTCGGCGCGGCGGCCCTGATCCAGTTTGTTTTGTTCGTCAAAGAGCGAGAAAAAGCACGGCATTGGGAAGCTCTTCTGACAATCATGACGAAAACCACAGGAGGCTGCTCTTGGATATGGGACCTCGTAAATCGGCGTTTTCGCCTACTTCCTGAGGGACGTTTCATCTTTGGCCGTGATGCGGAGACCTATGAGGATTTCGTCTCCTTAATTCACCCTGACGACGTGGATTTTTTCAAAAAGGTCACGAATCACTTACGTTCCGACGGCACTTTGGATTTGGACGAAACCTTCAATTTGAATGAAACATTGAATGAAACATTCAATGTGGAGCTCCGAATGCAGAGCGTTCAGGGCGAATGGAGGTGGTTTGTCGCACGGAGTCACGTTGCTGTACGCTTTCGGGGTAAAATCGTCAGGCTCATTGGGGCGATGCTGGACATCGACGACTATAAACGAACCATGGAGGCTCTGCAGAGCTCAGAACGCCGTCTCGAGATGATTTTCCGAAGCGCTCCGGAGGGTATGGCCATCACCGACAACAAAGGGAGACTGCTAGACGCGAACCAGGCTTTTTACGATATGCTTGGCTATAGCTCTAAAGAGCTTCATGAGGTTCCCGTGTTATCCCTCTCGGACGGCCATCGCGAAGTAGTGGGCAAGGTCGCCATGGAAGAATTTTTGGCGGAATGCGAGAGCGACGGCGACCGATTTTCTCACCTAGAGGAGGATTTTACCCACCGCGACGGGCGGCGCGTTACTTTGAAATATGGGATTTCGCCTCTCATTGATTTTGATGGCAACATCTTAAATTATGTTTTTTCGGGCATCGATATTACCTTGCAGAAAAAGCGCGCCGCCGAGTTCAAACTTCTTTCGGAGAACCAACACTGGCTGTTCGACTTTCTACAGCAATTCAATCAGTTCGAGGGAGTGGAACAGCTCTTCGAAGCGCTGAGGGAAAACTTGCCCAAGGTGATCTCCTTTTCCCACTTGAAGCTGATTGTGCCGTCTTTTTTAGAGAAAACTTGGTTCCTCTGCGACGAACCCCTTGACGCGGACAGGGTCGACGCGGAACTGACCAAGATCCTGGCGGGAGAAGGACCCTTGGGTCGAGCTTATGTTGATCGGACGCCACTTGCCAGGGAGGAGCGACATTTCGGCGAAGCTCGTTCCGTGTTGGCCGTTCCGTTGGCTTACAAAGGAAAGACATGGGGTGTCATGGGCCTGGAAAACGAATCTTCAAACGCCTTTACGCACCAAGACGTGACCTTGATGAGCATTCTAGGAGGCAATATCGGAATCTATTTCGAGGAACAGTTCGACCGCACGGAGTTGGATACCGACGCTCAACAGCTTCAGCGCCTCCATGGCCTCATTTACTCTATGCTTCAGACGCAAAATCGGAAACATCTTCTGGACGAGGTTCTGAAGTACTTGGAAAACATGGTCAAGGATTCCGCCTGTGCCATCTATCTTTTCGACGAAAACGGCAAGGACTCTCAGAAATTGAAGCGCTTGGCTTATTACGAAAAAGAACACATCCACATTCCCAACAGCGACCTGGTGATGGAGGCGATTCGCGACAAAGCCTCGCAGATGGTTTACAACGAAAAGGGCGTGGAGACGCGGTATGTTTCCCCTCTCGTCTTTCAAGCGCGTAGCATCGGAGCTCTGGATCTCCACAAGCCGTCAGGGATACTGCCCAGGGAACTCAAAATGTACCAGTTACTGACCGATTACGTTTCGAGTTTCTGGATGCTCTACGACCTTATGGCCACACGCGAGGAAGAGGCTTTCATCGACCCACTGACGGGAATATGGAACCGTCGCTATATGATCCGCCGCCTTCAGGAGGAAAGCGACCGCATCGCCCGTTATGGCGGCAACGCTTGTCTAGTCATCGGAGACATGGGGAGCTTTAAACAGATCAACGACAATTACGGGCACATCAAAGGGGACGAGGTCCTGGTGAAGACGGTCTCGGCCATTAAAAAAAGTCTGCGCCTCAGCGACAGCGTAGGACGCTATGGAGGCGACGAGTTTATCATTTTGTTGTCGAACGTGACGCTTCAAGACGCGGAAGTGGTGCTCAACAGGATCGAGGTGGAGTTGAAACAGCAGAAGGTCTATAGCGACGACTCCAACCCGGATGCGCCTCTGATTGAGATAGTCATGGATTTCGGTCTCGCGATCTATCCCGGAACCGCGTGCAGTCTGTTGGAAACCATCAATCTGGCGGATGAAGCCATGTACATCAAAAAACTGGCGAGAAAAAAACGAGCTGAAGGAGCTGAGCGAATGTGA
- a CDS encoding slipin family protein — protein sequence MIDVFEILSNIGSWFGVIFIALLVFSSAVKIVPEYKRLVVFRLGRLAGSRGPGIVFIIPMIDRVMNVDLRILTMDVPVQEVITKDNVPIKVNAVVYFRVMDPSHSVVEVENYVMATSQLAQTTLRSVVGSVELDEVLSSREKINHELQKIIDERTDPWGIKVSAVEVKELELPEGMKRAMARQAEAERERRAKIIAAEGELQAATKLSEAAKQMEVSPVTLQLRYLQTIREIAGERNSTTFFPIPIDLLKPFMEKAFEPKQRDTVNL from the coding sequence ATGATTGACGTATTCGAAATACTTTCCAACATCGGTAGTTGGTTCGGCGTGATTTTCATCGCGCTATTGGTGTTTTCCTCCGCGGTAAAGATCGTGCCGGAGTACAAAAGACTCGTCGTTTTCCGCCTGGGGCGTCTAGCAGGAAGCCGTGGCCCCGGTATCGTCTTCATCATCCCCATGATCGACCGCGTCATGAACGTCGATCTGCGTATCCTGACAATGGACGTCCCCGTCCAAGAGGTTATCACGAAGGACAACGTCCCCATCAAGGTGAACGCCGTGGTTTATTTCAGGGTCATGGATCCCTCACATTCCGTCGTAGAGGTCGAGAACTACGTCATGGCCACCAGTCAGTTGGCCCAAACCACCTTGCGCTCGGTGGTGGGCTCCGTTGAGCTGGACGAAGTGCTGTCTTCCCGTGAGAAGATCAACCACGAACTCCAAAAAATCATTGACGAACGCACTGACCCCTGGGGTATCAAAGTCAGTGCCGTGGAGGTGAAGGAGCTGGAGCTTCCCGAGGGAATGAAACGCGCCATGGCCCGTCAAGCCGAGGCCGAACGCGAACGCCGAGCTAAGATCATCGCCGCTGAGGGCGAACTTCAGGCCGCAACGAAACTGTCCGAAGCCGCTAAACAGATGGAGGTTTCCCCCGTCACGCTCCAACTGCGTTATCTTCAGACGATTCGAGAAATCGCGGGAGAGCGAAACTCCACCACCTTCTTTCCCATCCCTATCGACTTGTTGAAGCCCTTTATGGAGAAGGCGTTCGAGCCCAAACAACGGGATACAGTGAATTTGTAA